Proteins encoded together in one Bactrocera neohumeralis isolate Rockhampton chromosome 4, APGP_CSIRO_Bneo_wtdbg2-racon-allhic-juicebox.fasta_v2, whole genome shotgun sequence window:
- the LOC126755804 gene encoding succinate-semialdehyde dehydrogenase [NADP(+)] GabD-like yields the protein MRSFVPNFTLISLFMAFIMISQFLLKLQLARTDGQTDIRISTLLVTLMTLVYITLYLTLLVLGLTNNRYVNKTIILSLATLLREYKNQTNIIKNKKCTYILFSTLYRKYNSKLFRCSLHHKSHTSRTSLWFKQANIGGEWLDTASGATFGVRNPADMQVIGCVPDMTAVEAQKAIDDDTRAFYATEWKLITARERSQLLKNWHILISQHCVEFNITTAECGKPLTESLSEVAYGQSFVEWFAEEARRIDGQLIASSSRKNKFFPLREPLGVAALITPWNFSMSLVLCKAAAALAAGCTVVVKPDENTPLTCLALAKLSQMACIPSGVFNVITTRRAPAIGELFCQSPLVCGISFTGSTEVGKLLFRESAGLLKRVSLELGGNAPFIVFESADIAEAVKGAMLSKFRNGGQICVSANRFYIHSAMYEDFLKQLQAQVEALKIGPGYDKSVDVGPLINTAQLKRIEAFMKDALSRHAKVICGGKHLHEIGELFYAPTIITDVDRTSRIYREEIFGPVITLAKFDTEDNK from the exons atgcgatcctttgtgccaaatttcactttaatatctttatttatggctttcatcatgatatctcaatttttactcaagttacagcttgcacggacggacggacagacagacatccggatttcaactctactcgtcaccctgatgactttggtatatataaccctatatctgactcttttagttttaggacttacaaacaaccgttatgtgaacaaaactataatactctccttagcaacattgttgcgagagtataaaaatcaaactaatattattaaaaacaaaaaatgtacatatattctctTTTCAACATTGTACCGAAAGTACAATAGTAAATTGTTCCGCTGCTCTCTACACCACAAATCTCACACATCGAGAACTTCTCTCTGGTTTAAGCAAGCTAACATTGGTGGCGAATGGTTGGACACTGCCAGCGGTGCCACATTCGGAGTTCGAAATCCGGCAGATATGCAAGTGATCGGCTGTGTGCCCGACATGACTGCAGTCGAAGCGCAAAAAGCGATAGATGACGACACAAGAGCTTTTTACGCGACCGAATGGAAGTTGATTACAGCACGTGAGCGCTCGCAGTTGCTGAAG AATTGGCACATCTTGATTTCACAGCATTGCGTTGAATTTAACATTACCACGGCGGAATGTGGAAAACCATTGACCGAGTCACTATCCGAGGTAGCTTATGGTCAGTCGTTTGTCGAATGGTTTGCCGAGGAAGCACGACGCATTGATGGCCAACTCATCGCCAGTTCTtcacgaaaaaa taaattcttcccgCTGCGCGAGCCGCTTGGTGTCGCAGCACTCATAACACCATGGAACTTTTCAATGTCCTTAGTCTTATGCAAAGCAGCAGCGGCTTTGGCGGCCG GCTGCACAGTCGTCGTCAAACCTGATGAAAATACACCACTTACTTGTTTGGCACTCGCCAAACTCTCCCAAATGGCCTGTATACCATCTGGTGTTTTCAACGTGATCACCACGAGGCGAGCTCCTGCCATCGGTGAGCTCTTCTGTCAAAGCCCGCTGGTGTGTGGCATCTCTTTCACCGGCTCCACCGAAGTTGGCAAACTTTTGTTTCGTGAATCAGCTGGCTTGCTAAAACGTGTTTCGTTAGAACTCGGCGGTAATGCTCCATTCATTGTCTTCGAATCAGCTGACATAGCCGAAGCAGTGAAGGGTGCAATGttatcgaaatttcgaaacgGCGGACAAATTTGTGTCTCAGCAAACCGTTTTTACATACATTCTGCTATGTATGAAGACTTTCTGAAACAGTTGCAAGCACAAGTTGAAGCTTTGAAAATTGGTCCGGGATACGATAAAAGTGTGGACGTTGGTCCACTCATTAATACAGCACAGTTAAAGCGAATTGAGGCATTTATGAAAGATGCACTTTCCAGACATGCAAAGGTAATATGCggtggtaaacatttgcacgaAATCGGTGAACTCTTCTATGCACCCACCATCATTACCGACGTGGACCGTACATCACGTATTTATCGTGAAGAAATCTTCGGTCCAGTTATTACATTGGCAAAGTTCGACACGGaagacaataaataa
- the LOC126754541 gene encoding uncharacterized protein LOC126754541, translating into MAHATFQLLLCCIACWLCSKNYYTDIIFKMCDIHEEFLELLMSWERQIDDVDAFFDRCDAKYFGERIKFKAGLREWRTKKGIPFICDQETQTANTKVLDWLEKISSDLASVKSGECSMLPCSPQTKNFNLRELLKTSVKGQLALSYQERHGYLDSRNQKNITHCIVDNYIGLGRKMQYSDMREWANEIVAVFPKEKKEFYFWERKMGKKNPSGKLFSRWANVIKLESKANSATQEAHEDVFDDNVLETKCWLAHNCTPWEKVKKFWVDTCTLRNKCKGSLSDLLADWPRYNDFNGYELVDIDFNAMHPDIGNELFLKLDKFYKVILPILNAEVKDQASRELILSKLLYKDLSNDSKYCIVLLLLHAVLQPQRHSKTHKPTIGDAQSEFITLATTPNDILPKISSKIEQYAIKKQQLQPHIIAVGEDYTSISEFFIFCDGLKWKCPTLMKCVDCIIKLSYVFQIEYSHNGKQVWVFLEQYFFGLKSEDFPSVSNLLSKLDN; encoded by the exons ATGGCACATGCCACATTTCAGTTGCTCTTGTGTTGTATTGCTTGCTGGTTGTgctccaaaaattattatacggatattatattcaaaatgtgCGATATTCATGAGGAATTCTTGGAATTATTAATGTCTTGGGAGAGACAAATTGACGACGTTGACGCTTTTTTCGATAGATGTGACGCAAAATATTTCGGAgaacgcataaaatttaaagccGGTTTGAGGGAGTGGCGAACAAAAAAG GGTATTCCATTTATTTGTGACCAGGAGACACAAACTGCAAACACCAAAGTCTTAGATTGGCTGGAAAAAATATCCAGTGATTTGGCTTCCGTCAAATCGGGAGAATGTAGTATGCTACCTTGTTCGCCTCAAACGAAGAATTTCAATCTGCGCGAGCTTTTAAAAACGTCAGTAAAGGGACAACTTGCTTTAAGTTATCAAGAAAGGCACGGCTACTTGGACagtagaaaccaaaaaaatataacacatTGTATCGTTGACAACTACATTGGTTTAGGACGCAAAATGCAATACTCAGATATGAGGGAATGGGCGAATGAAATTGTTGCGGTATTTCCTAAAGAAAAGAAG GAATTTTACTTTTGGGaaagaaaaatgggaaaaaagaaTCCGAGTGGTAAATTGTTCTCGCGTTGGGCTAATGTCATAAAGCTGGAAAGCAAAGCCAATTCTGCTACTCAGGAAGCTCATGAAGATGTTTTTGACG ACAACGTTTTGGAAACAAAGTGTTGGTTGGCACATAACTGCACACCTtgggaaaaagttaaaaagttttggGTAGATACATGCACGCTTAGAAATAAATGTAAGGGATCTCTGTCGGATTTGCTAGCAGACTGGCCGCGCTACAATGATTTTAACGGTTACGAATTG GTTGATATTGATTTTAATGCCATGCATCCAGATATTGGAAACGAGCTGTTCTTAAAACTTGACAAGTTCTATAAAGTAATCCTTCCTATCTTAAATGCGGAAGTAAAAGACCAAGCCAGCCGAGAGTTAATACTTTCGAAACTCCTTTACAAAGATTTATCAAATG atTCTAAATATTGCATTGTGTTGTTACTGCTCCATGCGGTTCTTCAACCACAGCGTCACAGTAAAACCCACAAACCAACGATTGGTGACGCTCAATCAGAGTTTATAACACTAGCAACTACACCAAATGATATATTACCAAAGATTTCGTCCAAAATTGAGCAATACGCGATTAAAAAACAGCAATTGCAGCCTCACATCATTGCAGTAGGTGAGgactatacaagtatatcagaattctttatattttgcGACGGGCTTAAGTGGAAGTGCCCGACTTTAATGAAATGCGTCGACTGTATTATAAAGTTAAGTTATGTATTCCAAATTGAGTATTCCCATAATGGCAAGCAAGTTTGGGTATTTTTAGAACAATACTTTTTTGGGCTTAAGTCTGAAGATTTTCCTTCAGTTTCAAATTTACTCAGCAAGTTagataactaa
- the LOC126755803 gene encoding uncharacterized protein LOC126755803, with translation MELAEQIDDSTFCTMNDEAPTRVMGTCNSSPDITIASCGLINSITWRPMLTLASDHLPIIISIEKPPDFVSVGNRTYFNFNKANWVGFTEFTESTFNSLPIPMDLCVGEHQFRKVIAAATARFIPAGRIAKIRPNFPAEAAVLANERDTLRHADPGDPRIRDLNLEIRRMVNQHKRTKWIEHLKSCNLSTGVSKLWATVKALSNPKRHDDRVEVQFNGHASSDPKKCASYFSRQFTLHPSVDKAKRCVNRRLRKMTNEDAPLTFTD, from the coding sequence atggagctggcggaacagattgacgattcgacattctgcacaatgaatgacgaagcccccaccagagttatgggcacctgtaatagctcgccggatattaccattgctagctgtggtctgataaacagcataacctggcgacctatgctaactctcgcatcagaccatctgcccataattatctcgatcgaaAAGCCTcccgattttgtttctgtgggCAACCGCACctactttaactttaacaaagctaattgggtcggcttcacagaatttactgagagcaccttcaactCTCTACCCATTCCTATGGACTTATGCGTTGGCGAACAtcaattccgcaaggtgatcgcagcagctaccgctcgcttcatcccggctggaagaatcgcgaaaatccgccccaatttcccagccgaagcagctgttttagctaatgagcgcgacaccttacgccatgccgatcccggggatccccgaataagggatctcaatttggagattcggcgaatggtaaaccaacataagcggacgaaatggatagagcacctgaagtcctgtaacctctccaccggagtgagtaagctttgggctactgtcaaagctctgtctaacccgaagagacatgacgaccgagttgaagttcaattcaatggtcatgcctcttcggacccgaagaagtgcgcgagctattttagccggcaattcacactgcacccttcggtagacaaagctaaacgatgtgttaaccgacggctgcgcaaaatgacAAACGAAgacgcgccacttactttcaccgat